The following proteins are encoded in a genomic region of Haloarcula marina:
- a CDS encoding UPF0175 family protein, with the protein MATIEIDDAVYDALQVPEEERSQAMKRELAVSLYARQILSFGKARALAEMSNREFQALLGEREIPRHYTDTELAEDIEYAE; encoded by the coding sequence ATGGCTACTATCGAGATTGACGACGCAGTATATGATGCATTGCAGGTTCCTGAAGAGGAGCGCTCTCAAGCAATGAAACGGGAGTTAGCTGTCTCACTGTATGCACGTCAGATCCTTTCATTCGGAAAGGCCCGCGCGCTCGCAGAGATGTCAAACCGAGAGTTCCAAGCGTTACTCGGTGAACGTGAAATCCCACGTCACTATACTGATACTGAGCTCGCTGAAGACATCGAATATGCCGAATAG
- a CDS encoding DUF6735 family protein: MGHRALIAYERPDHRYNCHYSHWGALTLRLKRDITPETPFGGERHHEERCTCFRQLLEASSETVADEILEATPIPQTQIDHDPLVVGTTIETLIAEYLDFLHHEAFYVVDAEFDVTAYRTHWFGLQYNCRTVESGPTIGNGALRTVRWYDGEPVGDGFAQGEFRALKAVVGEMVDHGVFSPTEAAAYMAEKLDSWTGDRSELLIRTPNKV, from the coding sequence ATGGGACACAGAGCACTCATCGCCTACGAACGACCGGATCACCGATACAACTGCCACTACTCGCACTGGGGAGCACTCACCCTCAGGCTGAAGCGTGATATCACGCCCGAGACGCCATTCGGCGGGGAGAGACACCACGAAGAACGCTGTACCTGCTTTCGGCAACTGTTGGAGGCGTCTTCTGAGACCGTTGCGGACGAGATACTCGAAGCGACACCGATCCCACAGACACAGATTGACCATGACCCACTCGTTGTCGGAACGACCATCGAGACGCTCATCGCCGAGTACCTGGATTTCCTCCATCACGAGGCGTTCTACGTCGTCGACGCCGAGTTCGACGTGACGGCGTATCGAACCCACTGGTTCGGCCTGCAGTACAACTGTCGCACTGTCGAGAGTGGGCCCACTATCGGGAATGGCGCACTCAGGACAGTCCGGTGGTACGACGGCGAACCAGTCGGCGATGGCTTTGCCCAAGGCGAATTCCGGGCGCTGAAAGCCGTCGTCGGCGAGATGGTCGACCACGGTGTGTTCTCACCCACAGAGGCGGCAGCGTACATGGCCGAGAAACTCGACAGCTGGACTGGCGACAGGTCGGAGCTCCTGATTCGGACGCCGAACAAAGTCTGA
- a CDS encoding sensor histidine kinase: MDRDTQYEADRGLLDHVFENLFRNAVTHNDEPVTVTVGSLEDRPGFYIADDGTGIPPEEVDAALEYGYSTAGSVSRSSASSSKRKDGK, from the coding sequence ATCGACCGGGATACCCAGTACGAGGCCGATCGTGGCCTGCTCGACCACGTCTTCGAGAACCTGTTTCGAAATGCTGTCACTCACAACGACGAACCGGTGACCGTGACCGTGGGTTCGCTCGAAGACCGACCAGGCTTCTACATCGCCGACGACGGAACCGGGATCCCGCCCGAAGAAGTCGATGCCGCCCTGGAGTACGGCTACTCGACGGCGGGGTCGGTCTCTCGATCGTCAGCGAGTTCGTCGAAGCGCAAGGATGGGAAGTGA
- a CDS encoding DNA-binding protein: MSIENSIRYEVSHDEQTGAEAVVEEPELRGSVEQEKQAKVDTNHYAAVGRGLTLEAEERLAAREWEIRRTRTRWDAREESDREARTRVVVERQNEARRRRFEKRAASVDKWTDTRRADPRASMAAEELATVNQQARRIHERVRTGTTTAALSKRLARKVADGVDIVDASVSVTEAEWLAPGTVVPIEKLGEADRPEVCLEGRVTVLWDPRSPAISQVGLIEDETGRTKFTAWTKSDMPLVKEGERVRLRSAAKSWYDGRVSVALTGWSHVEFPEREAGAL; encoded by the coding sequence ATGAGTATAGAGAACTCGATTCGATATGAAGTTTCGCACGATGAACAGACGGGGGCGGAGGCGGTCGTCGAAGAGCCGGAGCTGCGAGGCTCGGTTGAACAGGAGAAACAGGCGAAGGTCGACACGAATCATTATGCGGCGGTCGGCCGAGGCCTAACACTTGAGGCCGAAGAGCGGCTGGCGGCCCGCGAGTGGGAAATTCGGCGAACCCGAACCCGGTGGGATGCCCGAGAGGAATCAGACCGAGAGGCACGGACGAGAGTCGTCGTCGAACGGCAGAACGAGGCGCGACGACGGCGGTTCGAAAAACGGGCGGCAAGCGTCGATAAATGGACGGATACGCGACGGGCGGACCCACGGGCGTCGATGGCGGCCGAGGAGTTGGCGACGGTGAACCAGCAGGCACGGCGGATACATGAGCGAGTCCGAACGGGGACGACGACGGCGGCGCTCTCGAAGCGATTGGCGCGGAAGGTGGCAGACGGTGTGGATATCGTGGATGCATCAGTGTCGGTGACGGAAGCCGAATGGCTCGCACCGGGGACGGTCGTCCCTATCGAGAAACTCGGTGAGGCTGACCGGCCAGAGGTGTGTCTGGAAGGGCGAGTGACCGTGCTGTGGGACCCACGAAGCCCGGCAATCTCACAGGTGGGGCTCATCGAAGACGAGACCGGACGGACGAAGTTCACGGCCTGGACGAAATCGGATATGCCGTTAGTGAAAGAAGGCGAGCGGGTGCGGCTGCGGTCGGCCGCGAAGAGCTGGTACGACGGGCGCGTCTCGGTGGCGCTGACGGGCTGGAGTCACGTCGAGTTCCCTGAACGCGAAGCGGGCGCGTTGTAG
- a CDS encoding type II toxin-antitoxin system VapC family toxin, with amino-acid sequence MYAETDFLLALIKDEDWLGDAAEAVYNNHQDELWTSRFTLIELLMVAYREGRDTERVITNAASLLDVRGDVDTVVAAATYVEDHGFTPFDALHLVESDGDTIVSSDETCESFAPRLDLKTVRDE; translated from the coding sequence ATGTACGCTGAAACGGACTTCCTGCTAGCACTGATCAAGGACGAAGACTGGCTTGGTGACGCCGCGGAGGCAGTATATAATAATCATCAGGACGAGTTGTGGACATCTCGATTCACACTTATAGAGCTCCTCATGGTTGCGTATCGTGAGGGACGAGATACCGAGCGAGTCATCACAAATGCGGCTTCCTTACTGGACGTGCGCGGTGACGTGGATACAGTCGTCGCAGCAGCAACCTACGTTGAAGACCACGGATTCACCCCATTCGATGCACTCCATCTCGTCGAATCCGATGGTGACACTATCGTCTCAAGTGATGAGACGTGCGAATCGTTTGCTCCACGACTTGACTTGAAAACAGTTCGAGATGAGTAA
- a CDS encoding DUF3368 domain-containing protein has product MPNSELVVSDTSPLLNLSLIDRLDLLKSQFSGVTVPEQVWGELTEGERGVEALRSIRADGLLTVTDVEQSDLFIEIYHELDLGETAAICHAIENDADLILLDEKDGRRVARRHDLRVTGVIGILLRGAKSGAVEIEKELDALREAGFWLSDDLYSKILSEVET; this is encoded by the coding sequence ATGCCGAATAGCGAGCTTGTCGTCTCGGATACATCACCACTACTGAATCTCTCACTTATCGACCGACTTGACCTTCTTAAGTCGCAGTTTTCGGGCGTGACAGTCCCGGAACAGGTCTGGGGCGAACTTACCGAGGGCGAAAGAGGGGTTGAAGCACTTCGCAGCATACGTGCAGACGGATTGCTTACCGTCACCGATGTCGAGCAATCCGATTTATTTATTGAAATATATCATGAGTTGGATCTCGGTGAGACGGCCGCTATCTGTCACGCTATAGAAAATGATGCTGATCTAATCCTCTTAGATGAAAAAGACGGCCGACGCGTTGCTCGTAGGCATGATCTGCGTGTAACCGGGGTTATCGGCATACTCCTCCGAGGAGCAAAGAGCGGGGCTGTTGAGATCGAAAAAGAACTCGATGCACTTCGTGAGGCTGGCTTCTGGCTCTCCGATGACCTATATTCGAAGATTCTGTCTGAAGTAGAGACATAG
- a CDS encoding ABC transporter substrate-binding protein: MPTDEDATAADDAAATGLSRRRALQYMGGGALAVSTGLAGCVQETGDGGEGDTDADTETTPADIGTVNVGVLVPTSGPSAPLGGAQRQGAELGVQYVNESDAFDFEIEAVYEDTQTDPATGREKARKVVEEDGAQLVVGALESSVSLAVADYVGQQEALYMSGAATVALTGEDCNANTFRYESNAAQHMAGLTEFAAEELGTKWWFHSTDEAYGQSARAQLDRRIEEQNLDVELVGETMPDQGTSDFGPQISQISNSDAEVLVIPETGGALINFMNQAASAGLKDEVEIIGTALFAQVSRQALGQTAVGTYSSTLYNHKLESGDNQQFVEAYQSEYDTPPGNFARVGYELVRTAAKGIQEAGTADHETVRDTLEGLQMTTVLGETSYRECDHQSVNPVWTGEIVEAGEGTEVELLNKVAGEDTVRPCEETGCTF; encoded by the coding sequence ATGCCTACTGACGAAGACGCGACGGCCGCGGACGACGCCGCGGCGACCGGACTGAGCAGACGACGAGCACTCCAGTACATGGGCGGCGGCGCACTCGCCGTCTCGACCGGCCTCGCTGGCTGTGTCCAAGAGACCGGCGACGGCGGCGAGGGTGACACCGACGCCGACACGGAAACCACCCCTGCCGACATCGGGACGGTGAACGTGGGCGTGCTCGTCCCGACGAGCGGCCCCTCCGCGCCGCTGGGCGGGGCACAGCGACAGGGCGCGGAACTGGGCGTCCAGTACGTCAACGAGAGCGACGCCTTCGACTTCGAAATCGAGGCCGTCTACGAGGACACCCAGACCGACCCCGCGACCGGCCGCGAGAAGGCCCGAAAGGTCGTCGAAGAGGACGGCGCGCAGTTGGTCGTCGGCGCGCTGGAGAGTTCCGTCTCGCTCGCCGTCGCCGACTACGTCGGCCAGCAAGAGGCGCTGTACATGTCCGGGGCCGCGACCGTCGCGCTCACCGGCGAGGACTGCAACGCCAACACCTTCCGCTACGAGTCGAACGCGGCCCAGCACATGGCGGGCCTCACCGAGTTCGCCGCCGAGGAACTCGGGACGAAATGGTGGTTCCACAGCACCGACGAGGCCTACGGTCAGTCCGCGCGCGCCCAACTCGACCGCCGCATCGAAGAGCAGAACTTGGACGTGGAACTCGTCGGCGAGACGATGCCCGACCAAGGGACCTCCGACTTCGGCCCGCAGATAAGCCAGATTTCGAACTCCGACGCGGAGGTGCTCGTCATCCCCGAAACCGGCGGCGCGCTCATCAACTTCATGAATCAGGCGGCGAGCGCGGGCCTGAAAGACGAAGTCGAAATCATCGGGACGGCACTGTTCGCGCAGGTCAGCCGACAGGCGCTCGGTCAGACCGCCGTCGGGACGTACTCCTCGACGCTGTACAACCACAAACTCGAGAGCGGCGACAACCAGCAGTTCGTCGAGGCCTACCAGAGCGAGTACGACACCCCGCCCGGCAACTTCGCCCGCGTCGGCTACGAACTCGTCCGGACCGCTGCCAAGGGCATTCAAGAAGCCGGGACCGCCGACCACGAAACCGTCAGGGATACGCTGGAAGGCCTCCAGATGACGACGGTCCTCGGCGAAACCTCCTACCGAGAGTGTGACCACCAGTCGGTCAATCCGGTCTGGACGGGCGAAATCGTCGAAGCGGGCGAGGGGACCGAGGTCGAACTCCTGAACAAGGTGGCCGGAGAGGACACGGTCCGTCCCTGCGAGGAGACCGGGTGTACGTTCTGA
- a CDS encoding AbrB/MazE/SpoVT family DNA-binding domain-containing protein — protein sequence MSEATLDGRGRLTLPKEIRERYGERYHIVQLHDGIKLIPIEEDPLEALRSEFADVEKTAEELRQGARAAMLDEAGR from the coding sequence ATGTCCGAAGCTACGCTGGACGGTCGTGGCCGCCTCACCCTTCCGAAAGAGATTCGAGAGCGATATGGTGAACGGTATCACATCGTCCAACTCCACGACGGTATCAAGCTGATTCCAATCGAAGAAGATCCGCTTGAGGCCCTCCGTTCTGAGTTCGCGGACGTGGAGAAGACAGCGGAAGAACTCCGCCAGGGCGCGCGTGCCGCAATGCTAGACGAGGCTGGACGCTGA
- a CDS encoding ATP-binding protein: protein MARSPPTDSTLPVPAEDADTYIRIQPAEDSLDPAGVEAQIRRLHRLVTPAKTGWLARLRDSAEPPTIEWLLVGDETGGAYYVTTDHQETLSALESTLRALFPDSYAFERVHEPRAGVLGDLVTPFPSETTAAAVSYERETAHPKDWQIPLAPFESFYEDRDDADGHGHRIPLAGVIETIANSPVTIAFQILIQPKADWSAELADRKLAIATGEDTLGGSIANAVFGSPDPDDQLLLADDERRLTELDERDPRCSFDVNVRAVVAPEPSMDGPTTTDHLPKTIADELSTAFAHVSRTTHDITGHVSTGSDVERIRQQLEEGTFLTANARLTDRLPWSSVRHPTLVVDATELGGLCILDGAGLTAAGRRCLDATPTDRQSLSQPPESQLTQYRTTGLPIGHPLTQDNTPDPDPLALPPELQSLHLAWFGKTGSGKSTSLINAILDNHEATDGADILIDPKGDGMPLEYMCAHYERYGTLENVLYFDCATLLPAFSFFDIRDELEEGISRTSAVEDRVDHYIEILIQLMGRDRFEQAVRSPDIIRYVTKAMFDPVSGSDAFSHRDLHSAVQEMHDRNTAPPVSDGDLERMLAGVVANSARTFDELMQGVANRIEKVPVNPRLARIFNHVPDRTDSDDPHFDLREYLDEDVVIIFDTGGLRSESQRALALLILSNLWSALKRRASDVPHQRGAHAESQDDEDEPTDMDRPLVNVYVEEAASIAVSSLLSELLSQSRSFDCALTLAMQFPAQLQETSDRAYREVLNNVSTIVTGNVAVDDQLATRLATDEMGVRKVGNRLRALRRGQWFVSLPAGFDEDEPAPFLVRSLTPPAGHPASTTPARRRGFQRATQRIEARMKEQVALRLVEPSPAETADTEEETEPPQRVDSALPYTNRLPPTVIYDASIHSLACCECESRYDPDGPGMCRAIECCSILDETDPDDIPICEVNLKLTPGEREETEFSDRQLMFVQAVYNAQQLRYTPPEYDLLHDSMLRLQEYLDIQSDAIRDLLDAGVLTHDADRPHKLYTVTPAGRSLIGEHYRKGVDYGHGKGDLEETSEHVLAVEVGRRYLEAEYGDDPESPVEEVIPYFELDERDRSAVPAASAMGGSENELSDAASEYDRHRIDVVGLDGDGRIRITLEAERINHDVRRAVPEDFDKMAACDPDEAIWLAMSHAEAHRILDALNDPLEGAPRIEKTYAKSTPANQFRLDTPGCTGMYTVEQVRDMVYEHSA from the coding sequence ATGGCTCGCTCTCCACCCACCGACAGCACCCTCCCAGTCCCTGCAGAAGACGCAGACACGTATATCCGAATACAGCCAGCTGAGGACTCGCTTGACCCGGCCGGCGTCGAGGCACAGATCCGCCGACTTCATCGACTCGTAACACCAGCGAAAACGGGCTGGCTGGCACGCCTCCGTGACAGTGCAGAACCACCGACCATCGAATGGCTGCTGGTCGGCGACGAGACGGGCGGTGCCTATTACGTCACGACCGACCATCAAGAGACGCTCTCGGCACTCGAAAGTACGCTCAGAGCGCTCTTTCCGGATTCGTACGCGTTCGAGCGCGTCCACGAACCCAGAGCTGGCGTTCTCGGCGACCTCGTCACGCCATTCCCATCGGAGACCACGGCCGCAGCCGTCTCCTACGAACGCGAGACGGCACACCCCAAAGACTGGCAGATACCGCTCGCACCGTTCGAATCGTTCTATGAGGATAGAGACGATGCGGATGGCCACGGCCATCGCATCCCACTCGCGGGCGTCATCGAGACTATCGCGAACAGTCCCGTCACAATCGCGTTTCAGATACTTATCCAGCCGAAAGCCGACTGGTCGGCCGAACTCGCTGACCGGAAACTCGCCATCGCGACCGGCGAGGATACGCTCGGGGGGTCGATTGCGAACGCAGTTTTTGGCTCACCAGACCCAGACGATCAGCTACTCCTCGCGGATGACGAACGCCGACTGACGGAACTCGACGAGCGCGACCCTCGGTGTTCATTTGACGTCAACGTTCGCGCCGTCGTCGCGCCGGAACCATCCATGGACGGCCCGACTACAACGGACCACCTACCCAAAACGATCGCCGACGAACTGTCGACGGCCTTTGCACACGTCTCACGGACGACGCACGACATTACGGGTCACGTCTCGACTGGGAGCGATGTCGAGCGAATCAGACAGCAGCTCGAAGAGGGGACGTTTCTGACCGCGAATGCACGCCTCACCGACCGACTTCCATGGTCATCGGTCCGTCACCCAACGCTGGTCGTCGACGCCACCGAACTCGGCGGCCTCTGCATACTCGATGGCGCTGGGCTCACCGCAGCGGGTCGGCGCTGTCTCGATGCAACGCCGACCGACCGCCAGTCCCTCTCGCAACCACCGGAAAGCCAACTCACACAGTATCGAACCACAGGTCTCCCGATCGGCCATCCACTCACACAGGACAACACACCCGACCCTGACCCACTCGCGCTCCCACCGGAACTCCAGTCACTCCATCTCGCGTGGTTCGGCAAGACTGGCTCCGGGAAGTCGACGAGTCTCATCAACGCCATCCTCGACAATCACGAGGCCACAGACGGCGCGGACATCCTCATCGACCCGAAGGGTGATGGAATGCCCCTCGAATACATGTGCGCTCACTACGAGCGCTACGGCACACTCGAAAACGTCCTGTACTTCGACTGCGCGACGCTGTTACCTGCCTTCTCGTTTTTCGATATCCGAGACGAACTCGAAGAGGGGATTTCCCGCACGTCAGCGGTGGAAGACCGTGTCGATCATTATATCGAGATACTCATTCAACTGATGGGCCGTGACCGCTTCGAGCAGGCGGTTCGCTCGCCGGACATCATCCGGTATGTGACGAAAGCCATGTTCGACCCGGTGAGCGGGTCGGATGCCTTCAGCCACCGCGACCTCCACAGTGCAGTGCAAGAAATGCACGACCGGAATACGGCGCCGCCTGTCTCGGACGGCGACCTCGAACGCATGCTGGCTGGCGTCGTCGCGAACAGCGCTCGGACGTTCGACGAGCTCATGCAGGGAGTGGCGAACCGTATCGAGAAAGTCCCGGTCAATCCCCGACTTGCACGTATCTTCAATCACGTCCCTGACCGAACCGATAGTGACGACCCGCACTTCGACCTCCGTGAGTATCTGGATGAAGACGTGGTCATCATCTTCGATACGGGCGGCCTCCGGAGTGAGTCACAGCGAGCACTTGCACTGTTGATCCTCTCGAATCTCTGGTCGGCGCTCAAACGCCGTGCCAGCGACGTGCCACACCAGCGTGGTGCGCACGCTGAATCCCAGGACGACGAAGACGAACCCACCGATATGGACCGACCGCTGGTCAACGTCTACGTCGAGGAGGCTGCAAGTATCGCCGTCTCCTCGCTCCTTTCGGAACTGCTCTCACAGTCTCGAAGCTTCGACTGTGCGCTGACGCTGGCCATGCAGTTTCCCGCCCAACTGCAAGAAACGAGCGACCGTGCCTATCGCGAGGTACTGAACAACGTCTCGACCATCGTCACCGGTAACGTCGCCGTCGACGACCAGCTCGCAACGCGGCTGGCGACCGACGAGATGGGCGTTCGAAAGGTGGGGAATCGACTGCGCGCACTCCGACGCGGCCAATGGTTCGTCTCGCTCCCTGCGGGCTTCGACGAGGACGAACCCGCGCCGTTTCTGGTGCGCTCGCTCACCCCGCCCGCGGGCCACCCAGCGTCGACGACGCCCGCCCGTCGACGAGGGTTCCAGCGCGCGACCCAGCGTATCGAGGCGCGGATGAAAGAGCAAGTAGCACTCCGCCTCGTCGAACCGAGCCCGGCCGAGACTGCCGATACTGAAGAGGAAACAGAGCCACCACAGCGAGTCGACAGCGCCTTGCCCTACACGAATCGGCTACCGCCGACGGTCATCTATGACGCTTCGATACACAGCCTTGCCTGCTGTGAGTGTGAGAGTCGGTATGACCCCGATGGGCCAGGGATGTGCCGCGCAATCGAATGCTGCTCTATACTCGATGAAACTGATCCGGACGACATCCCCATCTGTGAGGTAAACCTCAAACTCACCCCCGGAGAACGCGAAGAAACGGAGTTTTCGGATAGACAGCTCATGTTCGTTCAGGCGGTGTACAACGCTCAGCAACTGCGGTATACACCACCGGAATACGACCTTCTCCACGACAGCATGCTCCGGTTACAGGAATATCTCGATATCCAGAGCGATGCGATTCGAGACCTCCTTGATGCAGGCGTGCTCACGCACGATGCAGACCGGCCACACAAGCTCTATACCGTGACACCTGCGGGCCGCAGCCTTATCGGCGAGCACTATCGCAAGGGCGTCGATTACGGCCACGGAAAGGGTGACTTAGAGGAGACGAGCGAGCACGTCCTCGCCGTCGAGGTCGGTCGTCGATATCTTGAAGCTGAGTATGGAGACGACCCGGAGTCACCGGTCGAAGAAGTCATTCCGTATTTCGAACTCGACGAACGTGACCGCAGTGCTGTCCCCGCAGCGAGTGCCATGGGTGGCAGCGAAAACGAACTCAGCGACGCCGCAAGTGAGTACGACCGTCATCGAATCGATGTCGTCGGCCTCGACGGTGACGGCCGTATCCGCATCACGCTCGAAGCCGAACGCATCAATCACGACGTTCGCCGTGCAGTACCCGAAGACTTCGATAAGATGGCGGCCTGCGATCCCGATGAAGCGATTTGGCTGGCGATGTCGCATGCAGAGGCCCACCGCATCCTCGACGCGCTCAACGACCCGCTAGAAGGTGCGCCACGCATCGAGAAGACCTACGCCAAGAGCACGCCCGCCAACCAGTTCCGTCTGGATACCCCCGGCTGTACGGGGATGTACACGGTCGAGCAGGTCCGGGATATGGTCTACGAACACTCGGCGTGA
- a CDS encoding nucleotidyltransferase domain-containing protein, which yields MERYPTVCIDVAIGSEVDIFRVSAADKILRLLVDSHETEFTIPELVDTTGAARSSVWRAVDLLETLGVVRVRETPQRNYVSIDPDRLEKDDPVLAIEQTAFHEPVRAFVDRVRNRIEETDVIDELVGVVVFGSVARGEADRRSDIDLFVVVEGDRTTARRLVTDVVSTLSEERFDGDRFAFEPYVESVDSAIRAGSKLEEVFDESITVVGSEQLQSIRKGVFADE from the coding sequence ATGGAACGATATCCGACGGTCTGTATCGACGTCGCGATAGGGAGCGAAGTCGATATCTTTCGAGTTAGTGCGGCCGATAAGATACTTAGACTCCTCGTCGACAGCCATGAGACGGAGTTCACCATTCCCGAACTCGTCGATACGACGGGAGCGGCCCGCTCATCGGTCTGGCGGGCGGTCGACCTGCTCGAAACGCTCGGCGTCGTTCGCGTCCGCGAGACACCACAGCGAAACTACGTCTCGATAGATCCGGACCGCCTCGAAAAGGACGACCCTGTGCTCGCTATCGAACAAACTGCATTTCACGAGCCGGTTCGGGCGTTCGTCGACCGCGTTCGAAACCGTATCGAAGAAACCGATGTAATCGACGAACTCGTCGGGGTCGTCGTCTTTGGCAGTGTCGCCCGTGGCGAGGCTGATAGGCGGAGTGATATCGACCTATTCGTCGTCGTCGAGGGTGACCGGACGACTGCCCGCAGACTTGTGACCGATGTGGTAAGCACCCTCTCCGAAGAGCGATTCGATGGCGACCGGTTCGCGTTCGAACCGTACGTCGAGTCTGTCGACAGCGCAATCCGAGCGGGATCGAAGCTCGAAGAGGTGTTCGACGAGAGCATCACTGTCGTCGGGAGTGAGCAACTCCAGTCGATTCGAAAGGGAGTGTTCGCCGATGAGTAG
- a CDS encoding FGGY-family carbohydrate kinase, protein MTRDALVAVDAGTTNVKTVAFDLDGTELATATRETETYHPEPGHAEQSMPRVYERAVATIREVVAALPDDTRPRGVGLTGQGDGLWAVTEDGEPVRNAVLWSDSRAADILSEWDEDGTLDTIVDQCGSAPYPGMSLPLLAWLSREEPDAFDRVGTILSCKDWLKFRLTGDRSTDHSEATVPYLDSATGEYDRSVFDLVGLEGAKDVLPRLAAPTEVAGLITEAAADETGLPEGLPVVTGLFDVPASGIGSGTATTGGTAVTLGTSLTHQVFVDGPQPTRSGIQMALGMEGLWTYAIGSNAGTPSLDWAAETLAGVEDVDALETRAADAPPGSDGVCYHPYLSPTGERGPFVDPNARGQFVGLTPDHDTDHLARAVYEGLSLAIRDCNGHLPTDATRVALSGGGTLSDLWPQLIADCLDRPVVVPDGSELGAKGAAIVLAVGLEEYDSLEAAVGEMAGVATRYTPRDDVVPTYAELYDLYVDVRKAMGEVWESRAATYRKLGDADE, encoded by the coding sequence ATGACCCGAGACGCCCTCGTCGCCGTCGACGCAGGCACCACGAACGTCAAGACCGTCGCGTTCGACCTCGACGGGACCGAACTGGCGACGGCCACCCGCGAGACGGAGACGTATCACCCCGAACCCGGTCACGCCGAGCAGTCGATGCCGCGGGTGTACGAGCGAGCGGTGGCGACGATTCGGGAGGTGGTCGCGGCACTCCCCGATGACACCCGGCCGCGGGGCGTCGGCCTCACCGGACAGGGCGACGGTCTGTGGGCCGTCACGGAGGACGGTGAGCCTGTCCGAAACGCCGTCCTCTGGTCGGACAGTCGGGCGGCCGATATCCTCAGCGAGTGGGACGAAGACGGCACGCTCGACACTATCGTCGACCAGTGTGGGTCCGCTCCCTACCCGGGGATGAGCCTCCCGCTGTTGGCGTGGCTATCTCGTGAGGAACCAGACGCGTTCGACCGGGTCGGGACGATACTCTCCTGTAAGGACTGGCTGAAGTTCCGACTGACCGGCGACCGGTCGACCGACCACAGCGAGGCGACAGTCCCGTATCTCGACTCGGCGACCGGCGAATACGACCGCTCGGTGTTCGACTTGGTGGGGTTGGAAGGCGCGAAAGACGTGCTCCCCCGACTGGCCGCACCGACGGAGGTGGCCGGACTCATTACCGAGGCCGCCGCCGACGAAACCGGACTTCCCGAAGGCTTGCCGGTCGTCACGGGCCTGTTCGACGTACCCGCATCGGGTATCGGAAGCGGCACCGCGACCACCGGCGGGACGGCGGTCACGCTCGGGACCTCCCTCACCCATCAGGTGTTCGTCGACGGCCCCCAACCGACGCGCTCGGGCATCCAGATGGCCCTCGGTATGGAGGGCCTGTGGACCTACGCCATCGGTTCGAACGCCGGGACGCCGAGTCTCGACTGGGCCGCCGAGACGCTCGCCGGTGTCGAGGACGTGGATGCATTGGAGACACGGGCGGCCGACGCGCCTCCGGGGAGCGACGGCGTCTGCTATCACCCCTATCTGAGTCCGACCGGCGAGCGCGGCCCGTTCGTCGACCCGAACGCTCGCGGCCAGTTCGTCGGCCTCACGCCCGACCACGACACCGACCACCTCGCCCGTGCGGTGTACGAGGGGCTGTCGCTGGCGATTCGTGACTGCAACGGTCACCTCCCGACGGACGCGACGCGCGTCGCTCTCAGCGGGGGCGGAACGCTGTCGGACCTCTGGCCCCAACTCATCGCCGACTGTCTGGACCGCCCCGTGGTCGTCCCCGACGGCTCGGAGTTAGGCGCGAAGGGCGCGGCAATCGTCCTCGCGGTCGGACTGGAGGAGTACGACTCGCTGGAAGCGGCCGTCGGCGAGATGGCAGGCGTGGCGACGCGCTATACGCCCCGGGACGACGTTGTCCCTACGTACGCCGAGTTGTACGACCTCTACGTCGACGTTCGCAAGGCGATGGGCGAGGTGTGGGAATCGCGGGCGGCGACGTATCGGAAGTTGGGTGACGCAGACGAGTGA